Genomic DNA from uncultured Vibrio sp.:
TCTTAAACCGCCATTTCTAACTCTGGCATATATACTTAAACCAAAGGCACTTCGATGTACTTGGAGCAGCACGTTGAAGTCACTTGGCTAATAGCTGAAGGTAGCGGAGGAACATCATGGAATTACATAACAAAGCCGGCGAAGTTGCGAAAATTGCCGACAACCTCACATTGAAAGAAATTACCGAAATGGGCTACACCATTGACTTATGCGATGAGGCGTTTGATCCGGGTGAACATTGGAAAGCAGAAGGTAAAACTCAAGGCATGGGTGAATACCCTGAAGAGTAATCTCCCGCTGTTGACCAAGCAGTTCATACTTCGTCTGAAACAGATCCCAAAACCGAGCGCCAGACGCTCGGTTTATTTTGCCACTTCCTCAATAAACATCGTCATCTCTTCCAGATAGTTACCATTGGCGCATCCCCAATCAGTCACTTCAATCAACTCCGTCATTAACTGCCTGGTTTGATCCAATTGTAAAACCTGAATAAACGCATTGAACCGGTCGCTATCAGCTTGGTTATGTATGGCATGTTTTGCGTACTCCTGCAGTAAATCATTGTAGACCTGCCAACGCTGGTCCTCAGACACTTGACCACTCAGAATCAGCGCACATTTATCCTGAATATTATTCACCGTATCTTTCTGTGGTGAAGTATCCGATGCGCACCCTGTCAAAGTTAAACCGAATGCCAGTAACGTAGCGATTGTTCTCGTTGCCATTTTTATTTTTATCGTTGTTGGAAAAGTATGCATAAACTATATATGCAAACACTATCTTTGTATGGCTTTCATGCCTAACGCCGTGATCAACGACGAGACTGAGCACATATTCAGTCACGGCTTAACCAAACGGTCTGATTTACTGGCTAGTTTAAAAAACAAATCAGTCACTAACCCTTTAAAATATAAATAAATAGTAAAACCATGTTTACGAGCTACGAAGGCAATAAATAACGCGCCAACTCCTTTCTCGCCGCCAAGCGTGTAATAATCAACCGTCTACATAACGCAACCATTTGAAGGATTAAAATGACCGCAACGGATTACCTCAACGACCTCAATCAGCGCTACCTCGCGATTCACCGTACTAAAGAAGATTTCTTTTGGGAAACGTATATGGGGATCAGCGACGACCATGATGGCTCGACGCAAGCACAAACAGCCTGGACACGCTTTTTAAGCAACGCAGAACAAATTACGGCAATCAAACAACAACTTGAAGCCGCTGACTCCATTTCTGACCCACAAGAGAAGCAGAAAACCATAACGGGTCTGTCAGGCTGGCTGGCAATGTTTGAGTCGCATGCAATCGAAGGTGAAAAAGCGCAGGCATTGAAGAATCAATTAATTGCCTTTGAAGCCGAGCTGTTTGAGAAAAAACAGAACCACGTACAAACGTTTACTGACGAAAATGGCAAACAAACAGAAGGTTCGCTTCCGGTATTGAGCTCGACCATTCGAACCAATACCCATGAAGCAGTGCGTCAATCCGCTCATCAAGCGTTACTGAATCTTGAGCAATGGTTGCTGGAAAATGGCTTTATTGAGCTGATCAAGCTACGTAATCAATTCGCTCGCTCACTTGGTTATGAGACCTTCTTTGATTACTCAGTACAAAAAACGGAAAAGATGACCTCAGAGCAGCTGTTTGACATTCTGGAAGATTTTGAACAACGTACCCGAAATGCTCACCTGAGTAGCTTAGAAAACTTGGCGAAAGAGAAAGGTCAAAATGCGCTTACTGGCCACAACTTTATTTACTCGTTCGCGGGTGACGTGATGCGTGATCTCGACCCATACGTGCCTTTCTCAAAATCTCTGAGACGCTGGGTAGAATCCTTCGGTCGTTTAAATATTGATTACTCAGGTGCAACGCTGACTCTAGATTTACTCGATCGCAAAGGCAAATACCCGAACGGCTTCTGCCATGGGCCGATTCCTTCTTTCTACAACCAAGGCGAATGGATTGCCGCGCAGGTCAACTTCACCAGCAATGCCAAGCCAGACCAAGTGGGCAGCGGCTACGATGGCATCAATACGCTTTTCCACGAAGGCGGTCACGCAGCACACTTTGCCAACGTTAAAATGAATGCACCTTGCTTTTCGCAGGAGTTTGCACCGACCTCCATGGCTTATGCAGAAACGCAATCTATGTTCTGTGACAGCCTGCTCACTGATGCAGATTGGCTAAAACAGTACGCACTGGATGATGAAGGTAACTCAGTTCCAGATGAGATAATTCAATCGATGATCAACAGCCGTCAGCCATTCAAAGCCTACGAAGAGCGCAGTATCTTAGTTGTGCCATATTTTGAGCGCGCGCTATATCAGCTAAATGATGAAGAATTAACGTCAGAGCGAATCACCAAGCTTGCGCGTGATTGTGAAAAGCAAATCCTTGGTTTGGAATGCAGCCCTCGTCCGTTAATGGCAATTCCACATTTGTTATCGGATGAAGCCGCTTGTGCTTATCAAGGTTATTTACTCGCGCACATGGCGGTTTATCAGACGCGTGCTTACTTCCTGGATAAGTTTGGCTACTTGACCGATAACCCAGAAATTGGCCCACTGCTAGCAAAACACTACTGGCATGCAGGCAACCACTTGTCGCACAATGAAACCATTGTCAGCCTGACTGGTGAAGGGTTTAATGCCAAGTACTTGGCAGACGTATGTAACCTTTCACCAGCGCAAGCTTGGGAAGTTCAGCAGCAGAAAATCAAAGCGCTTGAAACACGAGAGAGAGCACCGGTAGCATCGCTTAATGCGGCGATTAAAGTCGTCGACGGAAGTAAAGAGCTCGCGAGCAACACCCTCTCCGATGAGCAAATGTGTGACGATTTTGAA
This window encodes:
- a CDS encoding M3 family metallopeptidase codes for the protein MTATDYLNDLNQRYLAIHRTKEDFFWETYMGISDDHDGSTQAQTAWTRFLSNAEQITAIKQQLEAADSISDPQEKQKTITGLSGWLAMFESHAIEGEKAQALKNQLIAFEAELFEKKQNHVQTFTDENGKQTEGSLPVLSSTIRTNTHEAVRQSAHQALLNLEQWLLENGFIELIKLRNQFARSLGYETFFDYSVQKTEKMTSEQLFDILEDFEQRTRNAHLSSLENLAKEKGQNALTGHNFIYSFAGDVMRDLDPYVPFSKSLRRWVESFGRLNIDYSGATLTLDLLDRKGKYPNGFCHGPIPSFYNQGEWIAAQVNFTSNAKPDQVGSGYDGINTLFHEGGHAAHFANVKMNAPCFSQEFAPTSMAYAETQSMFCDSLLTDADWLKQYALDDEGNSVPDEIIQSMINSRQPFKAYEERSILVVPYFERALYQLNDEELTSERITKLARDCEKQILGLECSPRPLMAIPHLLSDEAACAYQGYLLAHMAVYQTRAYFLDKFGYLTDNPEIGPLLAKHYWHAGNHLSHNETIVSLTGEGFNAKYLADVCNLSPAQAWEVQQQKIKALETRERAPVASLNAAIKVVDGSKELASNTLSDEQMCDDFERYIVKTYGR